TGCTATACCGCGTCGGTCGcgcccgccgctgccgtcgcgctCGCCGCAGCCACCGCACCACTGTGCCCCGCGCGACACACACCCTGGCCGTGCGCCACACTCTCGCTGGCTGCGCTCGCCCCGTCTGCTGCCGCCTATCCCTTCGCTCGCCCCGCTGTCGCGCCCCAGCCTCGCGTCGCCTCTAGTCGTGGCCATCTTTTGCCGGCCGCCCCCTCAGCCACGCCGGCCGCATCTCTGCCCTCCACCGTCGGCCGCTCGCCTCGCCTGTTGCGTGTTGCTTCCTGCTGCTATGCGCTGCTCTACCGCTGGTACGCTGCTGCGGCATGCCTTCGACACCGCCGTGGACAAATGTGGCGGAGGGATTGTTAATGGAGTACGAGAAGGAGGTGTGGAGAGGCAGGAGGTCTGGGGCGGTGTCACCTGGCTGTGGTGGAGGTGTTTATGCGAGAAGGAGCCGGAGTGGAAGGAGAGGTCACAATTGGAAAGAATCGCAAAAAAAATCATAACCCGGAGATCTCAGTTCAAAAAAATGCTAATATCGATGAAGGGGTGATTTCCTTCAATAGGTGAAAAACATAGGAAATATTGGTTGTTATCAAGGAAAGGTAAAAATTTAGGAAAGTTAGGATTTTTGAACTGATGTCTATGCAAATGGGGTTTTATTGTTTGGTAACGTGATATCAGTACCTGCCCGTTTGTGACGTGTCTGATTAGGAAAGTTTGCAAATGTTAAGAAACTATTTATTGGGAGGAAAGTTGTGACGTgtctgttatttgtttcctaaaacaaatttcactaataagagaaattgattgatttagataagttaggaaagttagattaaaatgtattatttgtttcatgaaaatctattatttgtttcctaagacAAATTGAACCAATAAAAGGAATCGATTGATTTGCATAATTTAAGAAAGTTAGATTAAAATATATTATTGGTTTTCTGAAaatctgttatttgtttcctaagacAAATTGAACCAATAAAAGGAATCGATTGATTTGCATAATTTAAGGAAGTTAGATCCATGATTTGTTATACGTTAGGAAAGTTCTTGTTGTAATAAAGAGTGGAAAGAAAAATAAACCGATGGACCAGGGTGGGAGGGGTGGTGGGAAGAGAGACAAAAAAACCAGCAAAAATAAACCGCGGACCAGGGTGGGAGGAGAGATGGAAAAAAACCCAGCAAAAATAAATCGCGGAGACGATTCACCAActcgtccattaggagtagagatgtCTGAGTTGGTGAATAGCATCCACGGTTAATTTTCGCTGGGTTTTTTTCGTCCCCTCCCCCACCCCATCGGTTTAGTTTCGCGTCACCCTCTCACACAACAAAAAAAATCTGAACGGATCAGAACTTTCCATACTGACGTAAGTTATTTAGTAATGTCTTTATGTAAAAGAGTCAATCACGATCAATCTCTAAAGATCAAATCTAAATTAATTAATCTTATCTTAAATCGCTCAATCACATTAATTAGAAAACAAAATAACCAATCGTGGATCTCCTAACCAGATATGTAAGGCATTATTTCCATCTATTTGTCAGCCGAATCAGACGTGAGGCTTTCTTTCCAACGAAAACGGCGCACGACCCCTGCTCACCGGCTCACCATGCCGCCGTCGCCCTGCTACCCTCTCCACTTCGCAGTAGCACTCGCTTTGGGCCATGGTAGGTGATGAGCTCCCCTTTCTCTCTTTCCTTTGCCCTCACATTTTTTATGTTCCTTTTTATTCTCAAATCGAAGTCAATGGGACGTGAAGCGTCATAAGAATAAGATGTTTGCCTGAACCGTAAGGTTCAATTTCCCATCTTACGTTAGTCTCTTCGTCTAACCTTTCAGTTTTCCATCGGGTAATTTTTTCTTCTGAAAATCATTAATTAGGATTTAATTTGTCTCCATAATTTCCTCTGTAATTTGCGCCTCTGCCCCCTGTACAGCATATACTCACCCACGGAGCCTCCAAGTCATCTGGCTTGCCTCTCCTCCGCCATGCCGCCTCCACACGCCGGCTGCCTAGCTTCCCCCGCAGGGCCGACCCCTGGCGGCCTTCCTCCGATATGTCGCCTCCCCATCGACGAGTGCCAACGGCCTACGCCGCGGCTCAGGCGCCTCCCACCACGCCCCTCCTCTCCAATCACAGGTTCCATCCCGCGATCCAAAGTTCCCCTCGTCTCCGGGTCTggacggagccgccgccatcgGTGGGCATCTCCTTCTATAAGATCCTCCTATCTCAACAGTTTGGATCCACTCATGGATTCTTACACGCCCGTCTTTCATGGATTCGTGGTCGCAGGCGCGAGCTGTGGAGGAGAAAGCAATCGAACATGAAAAGTTTTTGTAGCGGCCGGCTTGTGCGCCGTCTCGGCTTCGGGGTAAAGCAGGTTTGGTTTCCGTCTCATGTCAAACCCTCCCTCGTGTTCTTGGTACGATTCCTTGGATGGTGACACTACATGTGTGTGTGATTTCTGCCTCGTTTCTAATCTTTCTACGTTGTAAGGATAGGATAAGAAGACCTGCTCTTTTTTCTGTATAGTAAGCAACCACCATATGGATTTTACAGTGTGTCGCAGGAAACCAAAACCCGTTTTGCTTTGCTACTATTAATTTTTGGTATCCAGGGAAAATATGGTGGAAACAAATATTTGTCTTGGATCCACCCCTGCTATTAATGTCTCCTATCTTGTACAACAAATATTTGAAAACATTGCCATATTTTGTGGTGCAGAGACAGAAGCCTCTGCATTGACATCTTAATTgcaacaaatatttcaaaaatgGGGATGTATGTCAAATATGGTTGCACGGTAAGCCTCTGCATTTGAAATAGCTGCTATTTGTTGGCAACTTTTTCAGGCAACAAGAGGGTGTTATTTCCTGTACAGGAAGCCTATGCATAAGCTTATGCTTCCCTCCATGTTGCTCTCTCATATGGTTTGGTGAATTAGTTACTTCTTTGTGCATAAGAAATTACATTTTACATAATCAAACAAAAAGAATCACATATCATAGCATCATCTTCATTTGGGATTCTAAAATGGGCATCGATGGTCAAGAAATAATTTTTAGGAAGTAGCAATTTGATCAAGAGACACATATTCTAGAAGTTTAGGTGCAGTTTAGGTGCTAACCTTTTCTTAACTCGTTCTCACATGCAGTCTGAAGTTTATGAACCAGGTGGTGATGATTGCAGAATTCCAGTCATTGAGTGTGTCTACGAGTGGATTCAGGTACCTTTTCAAAGCTAAACCATCTAGCATAAATTTCCATTCATAAATATTACTACTTACTGTTCCAAGTTTTTCTTCTAAAATTGCACATCTTGATATGGTGGCCATCCCACTTCAGTAGTTGAGCGCTTCATGATGTTAGATTGTTCTTTGTAGGCTTAGCCTGTTATACTCAGTCTTCAAACTGAACGAGAATGCAATGTTAATGTAATAGAGTTGTCACCTTCATGTAGGATGCTCCTCTTCCTTCACTGACTGCTTCTCGTTTTTCTCTTGGTGTATCTTATCAGGTCCTGGAAATATTGGGAGTGATCTTAGTGCCAGAAAATAACAGCCTTAGGAGTGTAGGGTGGACCAGTGGAGCAGGTTGTAAACACTAAGCCCCTTCCAGTGAAACTGTTAGCTTTGTGGCCAGAAAGTTTTTTCTTCTGATGGTAGGACTGATTGCTCTGCCTACACATACCCTTTTTTGCTACATCATTAGAGCTTATTCCTCTAACCTTGTTTTCTATTTCTAGAAGGTTGTATGATATGGTGTTTCCTTCATATGATTTATCATTTGCAGTTTGCACAAACTTAACTTGCATTAACTTATTATTACATTTATATTATGTGTGCCTGATGTCTTTTGCACATTTTGATTATTTGATTTTGAGAGATTCTCAAGGTTAGGATAGTCATTACTGATTTTTTTATACTGGGTACTGTATACAGAACCAATGCTGCATTATGGCCATTTTGTTCCATTATTGATTTCAAACGAGTAATTTTATGCTAATACACCCTCATCCCCCTAGCTGTCACCATTTTGATTATTTGATTTTGAGAGATTCTCATATGTAGTCAATCTTTTTGAGGGCAAATACTTGGGTATTCCATGGAAGTCCAAGGAAGACCCCCAATGCCGCCACTGTGTTGGGGGAGAAGCTGGATTGAGGAATTGGGATAAGACCTAGAAATTCAATCTCCATGGAGGCGAGTCGTCGGAGACACAATTTCTATCTATCCATGTATTTGGGGAAAAAAGAGATGAGCATGGAAGGCTAAGATGTGTATCGTTGCATTGGGCTAGAGAGGGCAGTTGTCTATCCATAATGCTTAGTAATAAATTTTATTTTCAATTGGAGGGGGGGGGTCATGGCCCCGTTTGGGCTCCAAGAGGCTCTGCGAGTGGGTATGAACCACATATTGGTTGTTCAACTTGCTGGGGGTTGAAGGGGGTTGGGATTAAATCATGTGAGTCAAAATCCTCTCCAATTATTCCGGGATGGGATTGCGGAGGGCATTAATCAAACAATCCCTCAAGAGTGTGAATTTTTTAAAAAGAGAGTGTGAATAAGTAGCAAAACTACATAAAGAGTGATCTAACGTCGCAAAAATAAGTTGACACTAGCCAAACAAGAAAAATAATGATCTCACTACACAATATATATATAGACATTGTTGCTTGACGTGCAAGAATATCCTAAAAGTATATGTGATACGATTAATTCATGGCAATGCACGGGAAATTAACTATTGTTAGAATAATTTGGGCAGCTGGCCCTCGTTCTTTTCTATTTGAATTAGATTTGCTTGTTCTGAAATTTGTAGGCATGTGGTGTGTTGTATTGATCTTGGTCTTGTTTGTTGCAGAGACACCTGGCGATGTATCGAAATCTGTCCTGCATAATAAAGGAGCGCTGAGGATGATGGCTTTCATGTTGGTTTGGATGATGCTGGTTCGGTAGTGTGGCTTCTCTTATGTCAGCTGCAACCTTTTGGGGTATCATATTCGCTGATTCTCCACATTGCGGGATTTGTCCTGTGTTCGGTTAGGTGTGATGTGTGTCACATGTGTGGATATGTTGTGGCCGTGGGCCATGCGTGTGCTTGTGACAGCATGCTAGGTAATTTAGGTAATATTTATGGTCATGTGCAGTATTCAAAATTTGGTGCTAGGTCGTACGACAATACTTCATATGATGTGGCGCAAATGTTAATTGGGAATTCAGCCGTATTTTATCTAATATATATTTGCATATAAATGGTGCATCAAATAGCCTCATAAATCTGGAATGAATATATGTTACAGGAGCCTTACTCTTATATATAATTGTCATGAGGTGAATGGGGTGTGCTTATCATGATCATATGATATTATATAAGTACGTACTATTTTTTTGTATATCTCTTGGATTTTGTATTCATTGATTCCTGTTAGCAGTCATTTGTGACTAGAAATGTTTTTGAAATTTTGGGAAATTAGACATGATCATTCTGACAATGAATGAATAAACACAGACATTCATTCTTAGCGAGTCCATGGGCAATACCGTACCCATTTCTTGCCTGACACATAGTTGGAAGGATATTTCCATCCTTGCCTTCCATTCTTTGCTACATAAGCCATGAGTTCAGTTTTGATTTTGAATCTTGTCAAGTTCAGTTCAGATTTATTATACTTCCTTTGTACTATTTTTGTTgttaattttaaaaaaattgtcaTGAATTTTCGAAAGCCATGAGTGTTTTGGGATTGTTAAGGGCCGTCGGCAAATATTTTATTATACACTTGTATAGGATTATTCAACACTAACACTTGTAACATTTGAACTCTTTATGATACCCaagtgggagggagggagggagggagggagggagggagggagagagagagagagagggagggagggagggagggagagatggATGGGGATcaaaggaagggagagagggggggtatCTTTACTATTAAAGGTGAATCTGCGATAGTGATGGTACATTAGTATGTCGTCGTTCGTACACCCATctactggtacgcgtcggtcctaaacaaacgggttttaacccctttccgtgacggcatttggaaccgtcgccaagtgagtgtgggcaatagggggtccttcccacactacccaaaaaccgtcggggatagggcccctacagtactcctactcgtttctgctcgcattgccatcgcagtcggtattctgtggtgctacgtttacgatgcgcggcccatcacaaacggatcattattatagaacgtgtatgatgcgcgtgttggggatcgtagcagaaattaaaattttctacgcatcaccaagatcaatctatggagtttactagcaacgagaggggaggagtgcatctacatacccttgtagatcgcgagcggaagcgttcaagagaacggggttgatggagtcgtactcgtcgtgatccaaatcacctatgatccaagcgccgaacggacggcacctccgcgttcaacacacgtacggagcggtgacgtctcccacgccttgatccagcaaggaggagggagaggttgaggaagaaggctccaacagcggcacgacggcgtggtggtggtggagtgacagttctccggcagggcttcgccaagcacacgcggaggaggagaggtgttggggaggggaggggctgcgccttggatgtggtgctgcacccctcccctcacccctctatttatagggagaagggggaagggggccggcccctctaaatgagatctagaggggggcggcggccaaggggggagggagcttgccccccaagcaaggggggcgcccccctttagggtttcccccaaaccctaggcgcatgggccctaggggggttggcgcccagcccactaagggctggttcccttccacctacagcccataaggccctccggggcagctggaccctcccggtggacccccggaacccctccggtggtcccggtacaataccggtatacccccgaatatttccggtgaccgtatggtgacttcccatatataaatctttacctccggaccattccggaactcctcgtgacatccgggatctcatccgggactccgaacaacattcggtaatcacatacaaaccttccttataaccctagcgtcatcgaaccttaagtgtgtagaccctacgggttcgggaatcatgcagacatgaccgagacacctctctagccaataaccaacagcgggatctggatacccatgttggctcccacatgttccacgatgatctcatcggatgaaccatgatgtcgaggattcaagcaatcccgtatacaattccctttgccaatcggtactttacttgcccgagatttgatcgtcggtatcccaatacctcgttcaatcttgttaccggcaagtcactttactcgttccgtaatgcatgatcccgtgactaactacttagtcacattgagctcattatgatgatgcaataccgagtgggcccagagatacctctccgtcatacggagtgacaaatcccagtctcgatccgagccaacccaacagacactttcggagatacctgtagtgcacctttatagccacccagttatgttgtgacgtttggtacacccaaagcattcctacggtattcgggagttgcacgatctcatggtctaaggaaatgatacttgacattagaaaagctttagcaaacgaactacacgatctagtgctatgcttaggattgggtcttgtccatcacatcattctcctaatgatgtgatcacgttatcaatgacatccaatgcccatggtcaggaaaccgtaaccatctattgatcaacgagctagtcaactagaggctgactagggacatgttatggtctatgtattcacacatgtattacaattttcggataacacaattaaagcatgaacaatagacaattatcatgaacaaggaaatataataataaccattttattattgcctctagggcatatttccaacagtctcccacttgcactagagtcaataatctagttacattgtgatgaatcgtacacccatagagttctggtgttgatcatgtttcgctcgtggaagaggtttagtcaacgggtctgcgacattcaaatccgtatgcactttacaaatatctatgtctccattttgaacattttcacgaatggagttgaagcgacgcttgatgtgcctagtcttcttgtgaaacctgggctccttggcaagggcaatagcttcagtgttgtcacagaagagagtcatcggccccgatgcattgggaataactcctaggtcggcaatgaactccttcatccagattgcttcatgtgctacctccgaggctgccatgcactctgcttcacatgtagatcccaccacgacgctttgcttgcaactgcaccagctgactgccccaccattcaaaatgtacacgtattcggtttgtgacttagagtcatccagatctgtgtcgaagctagcatcgacgtaaccctttacgacgagctcttcgtcacctccataaacgagaaacatatccttagtccttttcaggtacttcaggatgttcttgaccgctgtccagtgttccatgccgggattactttggtaccttcctaccaaacttacggcaagatttacatcaggtctggtacacagcatggcatacataatagaccctatggccgaggcataagGGAAGACACttatcttttctctatcttctgccgtggtcgggcattgagccgtgctcaatctcacaccttgcaatacaggcaagaaccccttcttggactgatccatattgaacttcttcaatatcttgtcaaggtatgtgctttgtgaaagacctatgaggcgtctcgatctatctctatagatcttgatgcctaatatgtaagcagcttctccaaggtccttcattgaaaaacacttattcaagcaggcctttatacttttcaagaattctatatcatttcccatcaatagtatgtcatccacatataatatgagaaatgctacagagctcccactcactttcttgtaaacacaggcttctccataagtctgtgtaaacccaaacgctttgatcatctcatcaaagcgactgttccaactccgagatgcctgcaccagcccatagattgagcgttggagcttgcatactttgtcagcattcttaggatcgacaaaaccttccggctgcatcatatacaattcttccttaaggaagccgttaaggaatgccgttttgacgtccatttgccatatttcataatcgtagaatgcggcaattgctaacatgattcggacggactttagcttcgctacgggtgagaaggtctcatcgtagtcaactccttgaacttgtcgataacccttagcgacaagtcgagctttatagatgttaacatttccatccgcgtccgtcttcttcttaaagatccatttattttctattgctcgccgatcatcgggcaagtctgtcaaagtccatactttgttttcatacatggaccctatctcggattgcatggcttcaagccatttgttggaatctggacccgccattgcttcttcatagttcgaagattcaccgttgtccaacaacatgatttccaggacagggttgccgtaccactctggtgcggaacgtgtccttgtggacctacgaagttcagtggtaacttgatcatgatcgtcatcattaacttcctctctagtcggtgcaggcaccacagaaacattttcttgtgctgcgctactttctggttcgagaggggtcatctcatcaagttccactgtcctcccacttacttctttcgagagaaactctttctccagaaaggacccgttcttggcaacgaagatcttgccttcggatctgaggtagaaggtatacccaatggtttccttagggtatcctatgaggacgcatttttccgacttgggttcgagcttttcaggttgaagtttcttgacataagcattgcatccccaaactttaagaaacgacagcttaggtttctttccaaaccataattcatacgatgtcgtctcaacggatttcgatggagccctatttaaagtgaatgcggcagtctctaaagcataaccccagaatgatagcggtagatcggtaagagacatcatagatcgcaccatatccaatagagtgcgattacgacgttcggacacaccattacgctgaggtgttccaggcggcgtgagttgtgaaacaattccacatttccttaagtgtgtgccaaattcgtgactcaaatattcccctccacgatctgatcgtaagaactttattttcctgtcacgttgattctcaacctcactctgaaatt
The sequence above is a segment of the Aegilops tauschii subsp. strangulata cultivar AL8/78 chromosome 6, Aet v6.0, whole genome shotgun sequence genome. Coding sequences within it:
- the LOC109761182 gene encoding uncharacterized protein isoform X1: MPPPHAGCLASPAGPTPGGLPPICRLPIDECQRPTPRLRRLPPRPSSPITGSIPRSKVPLVSGSGRSRRHRRELWRRKQSNMKSFCSGRLVRRLGFGVKQSEVYEPGGDDCRIPVIECVYEWIQVLEILGVILVPENNSLRSVGWTSGAETPGDVSKSVLHNKGALRMMAFMLVWMMLVR
- the LOC109761182 gene encoding uncharacterized protein isoform X2 — encoded protein: MSPPHRRVPTAYAAAQAPPTTPLLSNHRRELWRRKQSNMKSFCSGRLVRRLGFGVKQSEVYEPGGDDCRIPVIECVYEWIQVLEILGVILVPENNSLRSVGWTSGAETPGDVSKSVLHNKGALRMMAFMLVWMMLVR
- the LOC109761182 gene encoding uncharacterized protein isoform X3 is translated as MGMYVKYGCTSEVYEPGGDDCRIPVIECVYEWIQVLEILGVILVPENNSLRSVGWTSGAETPGDVSKSVLHNKGALRMMAFMLVWMMLVR